In Leptospira venezuelensis, the DNA window CCAGATTTAGTGAAAGGGATTCATAAAGAAAAATTCCCTACTTTAGTAGCAAATGCCTATAATCTCTCTGGAATTTTAAGGTATAGTAATGTGGTAAGGGAGGCCGCTTCTAAGGCTGCCAGAGTAATTCGCGCATTAAAAACTTATGTATACCAAGACCATGCGGGTATTAGTCTGATCGATATCCGAGAGCAAATGGATCTGGTCTTAACGATATATTATAATAAAGTAAAGCAAGGAGTGGAGATCCGACGGAATTTTGCGGACAACTCACTTGTAAAAGGGCAAGCGGATCAATTGACCCAAGTTTGGGCGAACCTGATCAACAATGCATTTCAAGCGATTTCATATCAGGGAAGATTAGATCTTGAATCTCATATCAAGGATAATTATCTGATTGTATCCGTTACTGATGACGGTCCAGGAATCCCGAAAGAGATCCAAGATCGGATCTTCGAACCATTCTTTACCACAAAAGAAAAAGGAGAAGGAAGTGGTTTGGGCCTGGATATTTGCAGAAAAATTGTAGAAAGACACCATGGAAAAATTGATTTTGATTCATCTCCAGGAAAGACTACATTCAGAGTTTATTTACCTTTGGCAGAAAAAATTCTGATTTAGACGGATTCCTAATTCGAAACTTTTCTTTTGATAGGTGGGATTTGGCTGATCGAAAATTGGATCTTATTCGTGTCTGCTGCGATCGGTGCTTCCATAGACAAACACGCTTGAAGATTAAAAAGCCGCTCTCTTACGAGGAGCGGCTTTTGTTATTTAAGATTTTTTAGGGACTTCGCTTCCTTTTATGAAAGCAGGTCTTGCTCCTAATTTTTCTTCCCATGCCTTGAGCTTTGGATAATCGTCCAGTGAAAGATCAATATAAGATCTCGCTTTTACCCAAGGCCAGGTGGCGATATCTGCTATAGTTAATTCGCTTCCCGCAAGATACTCAGATTCTTTTAAACGTCTTTCCAGAACCGAATATAGACGTTTTGTTTCGTCTACATAACGATTCATTGCGTACGGAATTTTTTCCGGAGCGAACTTAACGAAATGATTTGCTTGTCCTTGCATTGGACCAACTCCACCCATTTGGAACATCAGCCACTGGATTGAGATGGATCTTTCTTTAGGATCTTTAGGCAAAAATTTTCCGTATTTTTCCGCAAGATAGATGAGGATGGCACCTGATTCGAAAACAGGGAAATCACCATTGTCCTTATCTATAATAGCGGGGATCCTGCCGTTTGGATTGATTTTTAGATACCATTCTTCTTTCTGTTCCAATTTGCTAAAGTCTATTGGATGTACTGTATAAGGAATCCCTAATTCTTCTAACATGATGGAAGCTTTTTTCCCGTTAGGCGTTCCTGCGGTATATAATTCGATCAAATGATTCTCCTTTGATTCGGCCGGAAAGTTGAAAGTTCCGGATATGACTTGGACTCTATTCTTTAGACTCTTGGCAGAATTCTTTTAGAGCAAATCCTTTTTATTTTTGCGACGAATTCTTACGATCAGGCCAAAAAAACTGAATGTATGATATGTCCGGACAGAAGGAGCATGCTCAAAATTCCTAAATCGTATGCGATATTTCTCCAAGGCTGTTTATGAAGAAAATAGAATATTGCATGAAGTATCCTAGACGCTATAAATATTCCAGAATAGATGATTGTACCTTCATGCCAACTGTAAGTGTTGATATATCCTATTAGTAAGAATAAGAAAATTGGAATATTTTCCAGATCATTCCTGAACACTCCATTTGCAGTTGCGACTATCGTATGATCGTCTGTCGCTGGGAACGAATTAGTAAAAAATTCAGCATCTTCTTTCCAGCGGAAGGTTTTGGTTTTGATCCGGACAAGACCTTGAACGATTGAAGTGGAAAGTAATTTTAGAAACAGAAGAACTGAAACGATCGCAAAGACCTGCCAAGAAGATTCCATTCTACACTCCTGGATCCAAAGATTGACGGAGCATAGAATCAGACTTGAATCAGATTAATGCGAGCAAAAAAAACTTACTCGGACTTCAGTTTCTCTTTTTTAAGTCGTTTCCTGATCTCTTTTCCTCGTTTTTGATTCTCTTCCAGAACTTTCAGAATGATATCCACAGGAAATGCGGTACCTTGAAACATTCTTGAAAAGACTCGATCTGGCATATCGTACCAGCGAGCCTTAGAGGAAAGAAGAAGTTCTCCTGTCTTTTTAAGATGAACAGTTCCCTTTGTGTAAAGTCTTCTGCGTCTAACCATGGTGACCCAACAACGAACTTCTAATTCTTCGCCCAAGGGACATGCTTTATAATAACGCATATACAATTGGTCAGTCATCACAAAATGACCTAAATGAAAACATAAAACACCCTGTGCCTCATCTAATAGAGTAGCGAGTGCTCCTCCATGGGCATAACCAGGTGCTCCCTCAAAATCTTTTTCTATAGTCCAAGTAAAACGGACTTCTCCGCTTGGTTCATGAAAAGGAAAGCTTGCGTGTAAGCCTCTTTTATTTTCCGGTCCGCAACCGAAACAATTCTTATGATGCCAGTCTTGTCCATTTTGGCTGGCCTTAATATGTCTATAAATGTCGTCCGCAGTCATCTGTTTATAGTACCATGGAAAAATCTTAAAGATCCCGAACAAGGACGAAATTCGAGATAAAACTGTAACGAACAGTGTATTTGTTTTGTTCCCGAACAGACAAAGAAGAAGATTTATATTCTTCTTCAAATCCCTTGACCGATTCTTGCCAGTTTATAATTTCATTTCCGTTGAGGAATGAATGATGAAGGCCGCAGTATTAGAATCCGGAAAAAGAAATTTAATCATTAAAGAGGTTCCGATCCCGCAACTTGGACCGGAACAAGCTAAGGTAAGGATCAAAGCTTGCGGTATCTGCGGTTCGGATTTACATTTAGTATTACATGGAACCTTAAAATGTAAACATTACCCTCAAATTCCCGGACATGAAGCTTCTGGCGTAGTGGAAGAAGTGGGAGAAAAAGTCACTCGTATCAAAAAAGGAGATAGAGTAGTGATCGCTGCAGGAACAAGTTGTGGTATATGTTCTCATTGTCTTGCAGGAAGAGAAAATCTTTGCAAAGAGATCGGAGTATTCGGTTTTGATAGAGAAGGTAGTTTTGCAGAATATAATATAGTAGAAGAACGTTATCTATATCCTTTGCCCGACTCAGTTCCATTCGAACAGGGTGCAATCTTAGCTGACGCAGTTTCCACTCCTTATAATGCGATTAAGTTCAGAGGAAAGATCCAAGATGGAGATAATGTTGCTGTTTTCGGATGTGGTGGACTTGGAATTCACGGAGTAGTGATCGCAAGGGCATTGACCAAAGGGAAAGTGATCGCCTTAGATGTGGATAGGGGAGCGCTTGAAAATGCAACCGCTTACGGTGCAGACGAAGTAGTAAATCTAAGAGAGATAAAAAATCCAGGGAAGACCTTAAAAGAAATATGCAAAGGGGGAGTGGACCTTCTCGCAGATTTCTCAGGAAGAATGACAAATATAGAAGAGTCACTTCGTGCAATGAATCCTGGAGGAAGAATGGTGCTCGTAGGTATCGGAAGAGAACCTTTAAAGTTTTCCATCCCATTCTCCATTATTGAAAAACAGATCACTATCGCAGGTTCTTACGGGTCCGACAGACGTGCTATCCCTGAATTGATAGATCTTTATGTGCAAGGAAAATTGAATCTAAGCAGATCGATTACGGATGTGAGAAAATTAGAGGACATTAACAAAAGCCTAGAGGACCTGGAAGAAAGAAAAGGAAATCCGATACGATTTGTGATTTCTCCTTAATTATTCTGAAAACGAACTTTGCTTGCTATCGTATCCCCTTCTTAAATTCTAACAGATAGATAGCTAATGTTTAAAGAATATTTACAATACGTACTTTCCAGAGGACAAATACGGTTCATCGTACTAGTTCGATCCGTTTTATTTTTATTAGTATTTAGCGCAATTCCTGCGATGCAAGCGGGAGGAGCAGTTGCTCTTGGTGGAGTTCTGATCATTTTGGGTTTAATCGGGACTTACGTAGTAAACGGGTTTGTAATCCGATCCGGAATGGACCCTGAAAAGCCTGTAGAATTTTCAAAATACTTTATATTCTTACTTATCTTAGCTTTGTTCTTAATTCTTTTCTTTTTGATAGTTGCTAGATTGATAGAACCTTTTTTGGGAACGCAGTTGCAAGATTTTCTGAAAAAGCAGAGTACAGAACCGAATACTCCGCTTCCTGCTGAATTCGTTCGATTCTATCTCATATTCTCATTCGTATTGGGACTTGTTCTCCATCTGATCCTACCGGTACTTTTTGCAAAGTTAAGTCTGATCCAAGGATTGAAAGAATTACCAAATGCGGTTAAACGTTCCGACTATATAGTCGCAGCTTGGACACCTTTTGTAATTATGTTCGTTCCGGATCTTTTGATTTCTCTTGTGTCTAATTCGGAAGAGATTATGGTCTCTGTATTCGGACAGATTTTGCTGATTGTGATCTTCTTCTTTATGCTTACCTCGGATATTTTTCTACAATATCCGACTTATTATTTAATTCGTACAGAGAAGAAGACCACTGAAGTTTCCGAGAATTCCTAAGCTTTTAAAAAACTCATAGTATCTCTTAAACTTTTTGCAATGTTCAATAATCCAGTAGCACTTCCTGCAATTTCTTCCGAGTTTGCGGCACTATTCTGAACAGTAACAGAAATATTTGAAACTGCATTTGCAGTCTCTGAGATCGCCACTTTTTGTTCTTTAACAGAAGTTCTGATCTCCTCAGATTTCGAATCCACGTCATTGACTGCAGTGATGATTGTCGCCTTCTTCTCTTGTTGTACTTTCATAGTGGAGACTATGGTATCTGAAGAAAGTTTAATAAAGGCAAGTCCCTCTAGGATTTCTGCGTAAACTTTCACACAACTATCTACGAAGTTTTTTCCAGATTCAATTTCCTGATTACTTGTGCGGATCAGACTTTCGATCGTTTTTGTGCTTTGATCCGTTTGTTCAGCAAGTCTTGTAATCTCGGTTGCGACTACGGCGAATCCTTTTCCATGTTCTCCGGCTCTTGCTGCCTCTATCGCTGCGTTTAATGCGAGAAGGTTTACTTTTTCTGAAATTTCCTGAATGATCGCAGTGATAGATCTCATCTCTCCGGAGCTAGATTCGATTTTTATCATACTCTCGGAGAGGCTTCCCATTGTTTTTTTACCCGCCTCCGTTTTGGAATACATATCCGAAATTTTTCCCAATGAATCAGAAACTGAATCGCCTACCCTAGTGATCAAACTATCCAGTTCTTTCATTTCTCCTGAGAAAGAAAGGATAAGCTTATACTGACCTTCTGCATTTGTAGTAACTTGTTCCATACCTGCACTGATCTCTTCAACCGAAGCGGAAATTTCTTCGACAGAGGCAGATTCACTTTGTGCATTTTCGGAAAGGTATTCGCTGGATTTTGAAAGTTGTTCCGCTGCCACCAAGATAGATTCCGAAAAGGTCAGAATAGAAGAGAGCATATCCTTAACTTTTGCCTGAAAGTTCCGGAACACCAAGGACAGAAGGTAAAGTTCGTCTAGGTTTAAAATATCTTCGTCTACTTCTATCGGGTTACTAAAATCTGCGTCTCGGATGGATATCCTTACTCGATTTAATCCCTTAACGAGTCGGATAGAGAATTTGATAGATGCATACAGAATGTAAGCGAGTGTAAGTGCAGAAAGTGAAAGAAAAACTGTAAGACTAAGTGCGTATTCTGTTTCAGCTCTTTGGTAGATCCTTTCGGAAATAAGTAACTGTACAGAGATCAACTTTTCTATATTCTCCGCAACTGGATCTATCATGGAATACATCTTATAATCTGCAAAATTTCCCAAACCTTCCCTGTCTTTGGCAAGCATAAGTGCTTTAGCTTCTTCTACACTTTTGTCAGCATCGTCGAAAAGAGGTTTTAGTTTATCGAT includes these proteins:
- a CDS encoding glutathione S-transferase family protein, giving the protein MIELYTAGTPNGKKASIMLEELGIPYTVHPIDFSKLEQKEEWYLKINPNGRIPAIIDKDNGDFPVFESGAILIYLAEKYGKFLPKDPKERSISIQWLMFQMGGVGPMQGQANHFVKFAPEKIPYAMNRYVDETKRLYSVLERRLKESEYLAGSELTIADIATWPWVKARSYIDLSLDDYPKLKAWEEKLGARPAFIKGSEVPKKS
- a CDS encoding MAPEG family protein, whose translation is MESSWQVFAIVSVLLFLKLLSTSIVQGLVRIKTKTFRWKEDAEFFTNSFPATDDHTIVATANGVFRNDLENIPIFLFLLIGYINTYSWHEGTIIYSGIFIASRILHAIFYFLHKQPWRNIAYDLGILSMLLLSGHIIHSVFLA
- a CDS encoding PaaI family thioesterase, which produces MTADDIYRHIKASQNGQDWHHKNCFGCGPENKRGLHASFPFHEPSGEVRFTWTIEKDFEGAPGYAHGGALATLLDEAQGVLCFHLGHFVMTDQLYMRYYKACPLGEELEVRCWVTMVRRRRLYTKGTVHLKKTGELLLSSKARWYDMPDRVFSRMFQGTAFPVDIILKVLEENQKRGKEIRKRLKKEKLKSE
- a CDS encoding zinc-binding dehydrogenase, yielding MKAAVLESGKRNLIIKEVPIPQLGPEQAKVRIKACGICGSDLHLVLHGTLKCKHYPQIPGHEASGVVEEVGEKVTRIKKGDRVVIAAGTSCGICSHCLAGRENLCKEIGVFGFDREGSFAEYNIVEERYLYPLPDSVPFEQGAILADAVSTPYNAIKFRGKIQDGDNVAVFGCGGLGIHGVVIARALTKGKVIALDVDRGALENATAYGADEVVNLREIKNPGKTLKEICKGGVDLLADFSGRMTNIEESLRAMNPGGRMVLVGIGREPLKFSIPFSIIEKQITIAGSYGSDRRAIPELIDLYVQGKLNLSRSITDVRKLEDINKSLEDLEERKGNPIRFVISP
- a CDS encoding methyl-accepting chemotaxis protein, with translation MKWYLRLSLKSKLAILFSSVLIPFLIILALSLINSASRINDIETIRNDRLIPLKQLKTISDHYAISIVDCVHKTRSGTFTYEEGIENLDKAMKGIKSEWNAYLQTHLVEEETVLIDKLKPLFDDADKSVEEAKALMLAKDREGLGNFADYKMYSMIDPVAENIEKLISVQLLISERIYQRAETEYALSLTVFLSLSALTLAYILYASIKFSIRLVKGLNRVRISIRDADFSNPIEVDEDILNLDELYLLSLVFRNFQAKVKDMLSSILTFSESILVAAEQLSKSSEYLSENAQSESASVEEISASVEEISAGMEQVTTNAEGQYKLILSFSGEMKELDSLITRVGDSVSDSLGKISDMYSKTEAGKKTMGSLSESMIKIESSSGEMRSITAIIQEISEKVNLLALNAAIEAARAGEHGKGFAVVATEITRLAEQTDQSTKTIESLIRTSNQEIESGKNFVDSCVKVYAEILEGLAFIKLSSDTIVSTMKVQQEKKATIITAVNDVDSKSEEIRTSVKEQKVAISETANAVSNISVTVQNSAANSEEIAGSATGLLNIAKSLRDTMSFLKA